From one Benincasa hispida cultivar B227 unplaced genomic scaffold, ASM972705v1 Contig1325, whole genome shotgun sequence genomic stretch:
- the LOC120068906 gene encoding protein PXR1-like encodes MEEVAVVVNEEVVVAEAVVNEEELGKSTLTLETPEVTANEETYDEPSRIAVEEIAVETQQEVAEEKKKKKKSKGRKVGEAESSHHRKEKNNKEKKDDDEDVEAKKERKKKEKEERRMRRHEERRLRKEEEKKQRAASSEKDGESTSVREDKGETAQ; translated from the exons ATGGAGGAGGTGGCAGTGGTGGTAAATGAAGAAGTGGTGGTGGCGGAGGCAGTGGTGAATGAAGAAGAATTAGGAAAAAGCACTTTGACCTTAGAGACTCCTGAGGTGACTGCCAACGAAGAAACCTATGACGAACCCTCTAGAATTGCGGTGGAGGAGA TTGCAGTGGAGACACAACAAGAAGTAgctgaagagaaaaagaaaaagaagaaaagcaaaggGAGGAAGGTTGGAGAGGCTGAATCTTCTCATCATCGCAAGGAAAagaataacaaagaaaagaaggatgATGACGAAGATGTGGAAGCcaagaaggaaaggaagaagaaggagaaggaagaaagaagaatgcgtCGACATGAAGAAAGGCGcctaagaaaagaagaagaaaagaagcagaGGGCTGCAAGCTCGGaaaaggatggagaatcaacctccgtGAGGGAGGATAAGGGGGAAACAGCACAA